A window of Onychostoma macrolepis isolate SWU-2019 chromosome 24, ASM1243209v1, whole genome shotgun sequence genomic DNA:
TTCTCTAAAAATCATTTAGGATCTTACAAAATTGTTGTAGGGTAGAGTTGGGGAAAACGCCCCGCCCCTTAAGGACTGTGTAATTTCTTTTCTGTAAAACAAAGGTTAACTGTGTTCAGAAAAGTTATCataggggggggggggggcgtTTTACCACACCTATGGGGCAAAATGCCTCAATGGGTGGGGTAAAATGCCCACTGCCCCCCCCCCAGTCAAacaaagcaatttgctttaaacatttacagcaaaatcagaaTACATGCAGttttatcttaaaataaaaaaaagaatataatcagtaattatggattacaaaattataatagcctatttgaaaaaaaaaagttaactggCTAGCCAACTAGCTACctgatgctaacttgaggtaatttttttaatataaaatccaaatattttgATTCAACTAACTAGTTAGAATATATTTGAtggaaaatctaaatatttgatgttcagaacagaataactaGAGTAATAGCCCCTTGCCCCCTGGGGGCGTTTAAtccatagttacaataaaaatttatCTTTACTTTATGTTGTGGttattttggaaaaaaacaGTAGGGTTTTTTACCCCGTGGGGGcgttttcccccactctacACTATTAATCAATcttggaaataataataaacaatttccCCCTTTTATTATGTTTTGGAAATAAAGCAAAGAAAGCTTTCAAAgtttaataatgtttcacaatgaaAACAGGCTGtcaacacagaaaaaaaagacattgcAGAAGGAGCAATGACAGTATGAACACTTCTGTTAGAGACTGTTGAATTGTGTTTGGAAACACTGCCACTTAGTGGCTATGTGGGGACATTACAACTGCACCttcactacaaataccatggtgaaactatggttagtgtagcaagcTTACCTGCTTTTCAGCGAAGGCCAGTTGAAAGAGCTAAAACCCATTGTGTATTACTTTTACAATCAAACTGCAAAGGGGTTGTTGAATTGTATTAGGACACACTGACACCAAGGGGCCATGTGAGAATAATATTGCTGTGTGAAAATGCACAGCCGTTCACTGAAGAGCTTCGTTGCATAGGCCTATGCACATTTATCCTTTATGTACTATACATTAGGGGCGAAGTGATAACGTTAACagttaaaataactttattttgtaACCATACCCGTTAGCTTCGTGATTTCATCGATGGTAGGCCTAATAACAGCCTACAATAAATATTATCTTATGGTcgcctttaaaataataattaaggaATAAACACTTGGTAACAAGTACACACAAGTATGTAATAAGTATACTACTTATTTTAGcacattacaatattgcatatacaaatatttttatttcattatctAAATGATGTATTCAATTCACACAAGCATTCTCCAGaggctttaattttatttatttatttattcatttatttatttcagttaaaatgacaacaGGAAAAAACAGGCAGAACAGACAATTGTTAACCAACAGAATATATATGCATAACATTAATcttaacatttcatttttttagacaaaaaaacaacaaccttgtgacaacttgccccagtCTCCggtatataaacatataatgtGGCCCTAAAAAGAGTGTGAACACAATATAAatgtcactttattttaaatctgaattttaaCGTGACAGCATAACATATAATTCCTTCTTTTAGCTGTAAAGACATCTCAAATAAATtacatcagttttcaaaatgatttatgaaaCCCACCACTCATGATCACATTAACATAAAGTAGGCCTTATCCATGTCTCCAACTAGTATTCAAAGATCAAAAATATCCATGTACCATTTGCTAATGAGATTAAACACACAAAACTCCATGtggttaaaatgaaaatgaaatgtaaaatgaaaaaaccCTGCAAGTTCTCCCCCTAGTGTTCAAGACACAAGTAATCGATAGCAAACCTTGTGCCAAACTAACTGATCACcaatcacccaaaaatgaattaaacaagTGACAAGTTTGCattttatgaacatttttaagCACTCAAAATAGTGTAAATGTAAGgtgctttaaatgttttacagatttatgaattttttaaatgcatatttcaaTCTGTCACACTAATGGCGTTGTGCAGTGGCCCCTTATGAAGTGGTTGATTTACTGACTTTTGTTTGGAATAACCATTCTTTTTCATGTCCAATTCCCTCAATCAAGGGAACATAATCCTTTCGGAAATCACTTTAATTATaatgtgttattattttaaatgtattaatttattttaaatgattttaaactgaACCTAATATCTTTATaataaatgacacttgcttTGGTTTCTTGctatctaatgcaatgacattgcAGTCACCATCACTGCATGAAATCACTGATGATACTGGTGCATGTTTCTTTTCAcgtgatttattttaatcaccAGTGCTCACTGATTTTTCGCTTCCTGCTGCCTTGGTGTTTTCCAGTGTTTCAGCTTTTTTAGGCTCATTTATTTCCCTTAACTTCTCAATTAGAAAATCAATATTTGGAAGTGAATCAATATTTTGTGCGATCATCTGCAGAGTTTTCACACAGTAAAAAGCATCAAATGCATGctttattttctctttctctaATTCTTGCAGTTCTTCTTCCAGCTTCTTGACCAAAGCCACACTGTTTCTAATCTTACCATCATATTCCTTCTTTGAATCTTCATGTGTCATCTTCTCCTTTTTTGTAATTGTTACATATATTTTTGCTTTGACATGTTTGCTGTAGAGGCATTTATTTATGCACACTTTGCAGTGATCATCTTTCTGAAGATTCCACATTTTCCCGCTATCTGGATGAGGGCAGTTCTCCTCACAAACGGTGCATATCATTATTTTGGCTACAGCAGGATCAATATCAACCATTTCTTTGTAGGACACTTCACATTCATACTCAAAGTTTTTATTGTTTCTGACATACTCCTCATCCTGCTTCAGAGCTTCTTGAGTTTGTTTCAGCTCTTCTTGTTTTAGTTCCATCCTTTGAACACATGATTGTAAATTGGAGATATTTGCCTTCAACTCATGTTGACACAAAGCATCTTGAAACATCCTCAGGGGTTTTGCTTGTATTGTGTCAAGAAACTTGAAGAATCCTAACATTCCTTTAAAACTGCGATCCCATGATTGTTCCTGTATCGTTTCATATTGTTCATCAGCAGTGTCTGACTGGCAGTTGTCAAACAGGAAAAACACTGGCTGATTCTTGTCATTCACTGCACACTTGAGTTTAGCCTCTTTAACAGCCGTCAGGGCATTTTTAGGTTGAGTGCCAGCTGAGTGTGTGAGAGCAAGACAATGTTTTCAGCAATATCTCTTCCAAATAAAGACTGAACAGCATCAAATATGCAGATTTGTCTGTCAGAGAGTCGAGTTTGAGATGCGTCAATAACTAAACACACTGCATCTATTTCATGAATCACTTCTGAAGATTTACTTAAACTAACCAAATTCATGCCGATCTTTGTATCATGATCAGTTCCACGTGTGTCTCCATATCCTGGTGTGTCGATGATTGTTAAATGGATTGGACTCTCTTGTAGATAAAACCCATAAACAGTGATGCTGGAGGTCTGATTGTGAGCTTGTGTTCGGTCGCTCTGATCATCTGTGATCTCAAACCAAACCTTGTCTTCTCTCTGAACACCCAACATGTAGTTGATCATCGCATTGATCAGGGTTgtttttcctgttcctgtttcTCCCACCAGCAGAATGCTTTTATGGGGTTTGATTTCGTCTCTCTCACCGAAGGTCATTTTTCTGTATGGTTCAGATTTATTCAAATTGTCTGTACTTGTTTGCAGTCGGTATCGAGCAGGATTTCCTTCTTTAATTATGATGCTTTTCTTGATGATTTCATCAGTTTTGTATGATTCTTGATATAAACTGGACATACTTTTTTCTGTAATGTTaaagaaaattgttattttatacaGCTTGTTAAGATGTGTGAATGTTGTACATgcataatgtttcattttttagcTCATTGAAGAAGCAAAAGTACATTTCATATGGTACAGTCATATAAAGTCCACTAAAGTCTTCAtaattaagtgtttatttttcgTGTGCTTACTGatcatacttttttattatattaaaattgtaatcaGTAATCAGTGTAACTCAATGTAGCTccaatttcatttgattttctttcatttgttttaaagcTCTTTTAGTGAAATAAATGGCAGGCAGCACCTCTCAtgagaaataattttttatgtatccttttaaatgttcatttcttgaagtttaaaacttttttaattagcaGAAACAATGAGAGAACTTATAAGGAAACAAATGGAGTGTATATTGACTATTTGTTCTCTGTGATGATTGATGATCAATTGCTTAGACAAAGTTTTTGGGtgtgatctgatctgatctgcaTAGAGACAAAGATTAGAGGTCCACACTATTTTACAAATATCCACTTAAAGATTTTCAGCCTCACAACTGGTACAACAATCTCTTAACTAGCTGTGTtaaataacatgtttttgttttaaaattacagAGAACAAGTATCACCAGTTAGACAAAATGGacaaaatcatcaaaaaaagcATCTTAGTTGATGATGGAAATCCTGCTCGATACCATCTGCAAACCAAGACAGACAATTTAGATCAATCCAAACCGTATAGAGAAATAGCCTTTGGtaacagaaacagaaacaaacCCCATAAAAGCATTCTGCTGGTGGGAgaaacaggaacaggaaaaacAACGCTGATCAATGCGATGATCAACTACATGTTGGGTGTTCAGAGAGAAGACAAAGTTTGGTTTGAGATCACAGATGATCAGAGCGACCGAACATCAGTTCACAGTCAGACCTCCAGCATCACTGTTTATGGGTTTTATCCACAAGAGAGTCCAATCCATTTAACAATCATCGACACACCAGGATATGGAGACACACGTGGAGTTGAGCTTGATAAACAGATTGCTGCAAGTTTGCTTAGTTTAAGTAAATCTGCAGAAGTAATTCCTGAAATACATGCAGTGTGTCTTGTGATTAAAGCAACACAAAACCGACTCTCAGACAGACAAATCTACATATTTGATGCTGTTCAGTCTTTATTTGGAAGAGATATCACTGAAAACACTGTCTTGCTCTTCACACACTCAAATGGAGCTCCACCTAAAAATGCCCTGACGGCTGTTAAAGAGGCTAAACTCAAGTGTGCAGTGAATGACAACAAACAGCCAgtgtttttcctgtttaacaACTGCCAGTCAGACGCTGCTGATGAacaatatgaaatgatacaggaaCAATCATGGGATCGCAGTTTTAAAGAAATTGCGGGATTGTTCAAGTTTCTCAACAACATAACACCAAAAACCTTGCAAATGACTCAAGATGTTTTACAAAAACGGGAGCAGTTGGAAGCAAATATCTGTAATTTACAATTACGTGTTGAAGTGATGGAGCTAAAGCAAAATGAGCTGAAACAAACTCAAGAAGCTCTGGAGCAGAACAAGGAATTTGTCAAAAAGAACTTTGAGTATGAAGTCGAAGTTCCCTACAAAGCAAAGATTGATATTAATCCTGAGTTAGCCGAAAAGGCGACATGCTGCACCGTCTGTGAGGAGAACTGTCATTATCCAGGATGCTGGTGGGCCACTGATCTCTCGTGGTGCAGCGCGATGACAAATAATCACTGTACAGTGTGCACTAATAAATGCCACTACAGCAAACACATCAAAGAAGCAAAAATATATGCAACAAGGACAAAGAGGGAAAAGAGGACATATGAAGATTTAAAGAAGAAATATGATGACAAATTTGATTATGGTGTGTCTTTGGCCAAGGAGCTGCGACAATTAGAGATTGAGAAAGTAAAGCTAGTTATGGAAGCTTTTCACTGTGTGGAAACCCTGCAGAAGATTGCACTCAACACTGATTCTTTGGTCACTCTTCTGCACGTTGATTCTCTGATTGAAAAGCTGAAGGAAATTAATGAGCCTGAAAAGGCCAAAACACTGGAAAACATCAAGAAGGGAGCAGGAGAAAAGCACAGAGCTCTGGAATACATGATAAAATccttaaatataaacaaataaaatgcctTTGTCAAACGCTGCACATATTACATGTTTGCTTTATGTTTAtgttaagaaaagaaaaaaccctccttttttcttttcttaatatgCAAGGTTCAAATTTGTTCAAATGTTGTTTtcctattttatttcatttaaatgtaactcTGATATTTTGCTTGTGAAATGCATGGATAGACAGATTGcccattttataaatatttagatttctaGAGAATAAAATCAGCAGGTAACCATGT
This region includes:
- the LOC131532811 gene encoding uncharacterized protein LOC131532811, with amino-acid sequence MDKIIKKSILVDDGNPARYHLQTKTDNLDQSKPYREIAFGNRNRNKPHKSILLVGETGTGKTTLINAMINYMLGVQREDKVWFEITDDQSDRTSVHSQTSSITVYGFYPQESPIHLTIIDTPGYGDTRGVELDKQIAASLLSLSKSAEVIPEIHAVCLVIKATQNRLSDRQIYIFDAVQSLFGRDITENTVLLFTHSNGAPPKNALTAVKEAKLKCAVNDNKQPVFFLFNNCQSDAADEQYEMIQEQSWDRSFKEIAGLFKFLNNITPKTLQMTQDVLQKREQLEANICNLQLRVEVMELKQNELKQTQEALEQNKEFVKKNFEYEVEVPYKAKIDINPELAEKATCCTVCEENCHYPGCWWATDLSWCSAMTNNHCTVCTNKCHYSKHIKEAKIYATRTKREKRTYEDLKKKYDDKFDYGVSLAKELRQLEIEKVKLVMEAFHCVETLQKIALNTDSLVTLLHVDSLIEKLKEINEPEKAKTLENIKKGAGEKHRALEYMIKSLNINK